The proteins below come from a single Pieris brassicae chromosome 1, ilPieBrab1.1, whole genome shotgun sequence genomic window:
- the LOC123716495 gene encoding BRISC and BRCA1-A complex member 1-like: MGSSDPMSFNVINEIREQSSPRNADDYPGLREQAMANLQKPILPNINVPERIIVCLDVCCDNQNSLYRLGDGTTFSPLNMLKRVLDFFIHSKHTINKRTEFALIILKDASAFLVHNFTNNIRDIIHTIDFVNAEESVSETFDFKHVFDIIKQEVEIPEYKQSECMIPPPYIVRMVVLYARSKCVPFIAQDDSYLTFLKIQMYFYIDILFAHEDECNLFKCEEIYDSLQNLDNGYSYVFEVSRNAAKIHESIAKLLAHPLQRLLQKNTDYGFGTRC, translated from the exons atgggTTCATCAGATCCTATgagttttaatgttattaacgAAATAAG AGAACAGAGTTCACCCAGAAATGCAGATGACTATCCAGGACTACGTGAACAAGCAATGGCTAACTTACAGAAACCAATTCTACCAAATATAAATGTTCCTGAAAGAATTATTGTCTGCCTTGATGTCTGTTGTGATAATCAGAATTCATTGTATCGCCTAGGTGATGGAACTACATTTTCACCTCTAAACATGCTAAAAAGAgttctagatttttttatccaTTCAAAGCATACCATAAATAAAAGAACTGAATttgcattaataattttgaaggaTGCAAGTGCTTTTTTGGTTCACAATTTCACTAATAATATAAGAGATATCATTCATACAATTGATTTTGTCAATGCTGAGGAATCTGTGTCAGAaacatttgattttaaacatgtttttgatattattaaacagGAAGTAGAAATACCTGAGTATAAACAATCAGAATGTATGATTCCTCCTCCATATATTGTGAGAATGGTTGTTTTGTATGCTCGTTCTAAATGTGTACCCTTTATAGCACAAGATGATTCTTATTTGACCttcttaaaaattcaaatgtatttttatatagatattctCTTTGCCCATGAAGATGAATGTAATCTATTTAAATGTGAAGAAATATATGATTCACTGCAGAATTTAGATAATGGATATTCTTATGTCTTTGAGGTATCTAGGAATGCTGCCAAAATCCATGAAAGTATTGCAAAGTTATTAGCACACCCCTTGCAAaggttattacaaaaaaatacagacTATGGTTTTGGTACAAGATGTTAA
- the LOC123708879 gene encoding RWD domain-containing protein 1, whose product MDYQYEQTSEIEALDSIYYGDMQTLQNKPYHKFSIPIKSEAFDDGDGLACHLVFTYTPKYPEELPIVEVTNEENFEDAVDKNEILKHVMEQGKENLGMVMVFTLVSAGQEWLNEKWDFIKKQREEQILAKKRADEAAELKRFEGTRVTVESFLAWRKQFEIDMGIPAKREKESKDKTKLTGRELFLRDTTLNESDLKFLDDGDAVKVDESLFQDLDDLDISDEDDEDYIPGQSDSESD is encoded by the exons atggatTATCAGTACGAGCAAACCAGTGAGATAGAAGCCTTAGATTCTATATATTATGGTGATATGCaaa cgTTGCAGAATAAGCCTTATCATAAGTTTAGTATTCCAATTAAATCAGAAGCATTTGATGATGGTGATGGTTTGGCATGCCACTTAGTTTTTACTTACACTCCTAAGTATCCAGAAGAGCTCCCTATTGTTGAAGTTACAAATGAAGAAAATTTTGAAGATGCAGTTgacaaaaatgaaatactaAAGCATGTGATGGAGCAG ggtAAAGAAAATCTTGGCATGGTAATGGTTTTCACATTAGTATCTGCAGGACAGGAGTGGCTAAATGAAAAGTGGGACTTTATTAAAAAGCAGAGGGAAGAACAGATTCTTGCTAAAAAGAGGGCTGATGAAGCGGCTGAATTg AAACGATTTGAGGGCACGAGAGTAACAGTTGAATCATTCTTAGCTTGGAGAAAACAGTTTGAGATAGACATGGGTATACCAGCAAAAAGGGAAAAAGAATCGAAAGACAAGACAAAACTCACAGGAAGAGAACTCTTCCTTAGAGATACAACCCTCAATGAATCCGATTTGAAATTCCTAGATGATG GTGATGCAGTGAAAGTTGATGAATCATTGTTCCAAGACCTAGATGACCTAGATATATCAGATGAAGATGATGAAGATTACATTCCTGGTCAAAGTGACAGTGAAAGCGATTag